The Synechococcus sp. HK05 genomic interval TGATCGGGAGCCGGCTCGCCCGCCAACGGCTCAGCCCGGTAGGCCGCCGGCACGGCCACCAGAAACAGCCACCACCACAGCAGCACGGCCAAGCCCAGCGGCGCCGTGATCCACCAGATCCGCAGCCACCACCAGCTGCCGCCCACCACCACCACACCGGTGAGCAGGATCGACCAGGGCTGGCACCACCAGGGTTTGTGGCACCAAATGTTGTCAGCCATGGGTTTGACCGGAGCGGGAGAGCACAAGCAAAGCGAGCAGCAACGCCACCAGCGCCATCAACGGGCTGGCCGCAGCCACCGTGACCCCCAGGGCGGCGGTGAACCAGATCGAGGCGGCACTGGTGAGGCCATGCACCTGCGGGGTGGGGTCGTCGTGGCCATTGCCGCGGCGGTCCACCAGGATTTCGCCCGCCCCCAGGAACCCCACGCCGGTGGCCACCCCCTGAATCACCCGGCTACGGGCCTCGAGATCCGGCCCCGCCGCCAGCACCAGCAAACAGGCGCTCAACCCCACGAGCACATGCATGCGCAGGCGGCTGGGCTGGGGATGGCGAAAATGCTGAGCACGGTTCACCCCCACCGCCATACCGCAGAGCACGGCCAGCCCCAGGCGCAGCAACACCTCGAGATCAGGGGAGAGGGCCGGCATCCCGGTGTTCGGCATCACGGTGATCAGCGCCCCGACGCAAGCCACGCACAAACGGAATCTGGGCCATAAGCTCCAAGCCAGCGCCGGCAGCCGCAACACGTGTCGAATGAGCTGCTGCGCAACAGCTTCAAGTTGGCGGTGGCGGTGTTCATCACAGCCACTATTGCGGTCTGGACGGAACGCATTGAGTTTGTCTGGTATCCCGTCTTAGCGGCCATCATCGTTGTGGATGACAACGATGATCAGACGATCAGCGCCGCATCAGCCCGGATCCTCGGCACGGTGGCGGGCGGGCTGATCACCTTCATCGTGCACACAATCCTCTCCGGCTGGATGGGGGTGTTGGTGTCGCTTCTGTTGATGATTCCGATCCTGCAGGCGCTGGGCTGGCAGAGCGCCCTGGGCACCGCAAGCATGACGAGCATCATGTTTTTGATGATCCCCAGCCACGTGGCGCTCAATTGGAACTACGTGTTCAATCGAGCCCTCGACACGGTGGTGGGATGCGTGGTGGCGATCCTGGTGGGATTGCTGTTCTGGCCGCGCAACAGCTACCACGAACTCACGGCCGCCGACGCGCGGCTGCGCAGCAGCCTGCAACGCCAACTGCGGCACTACAGCGCCTGGCTGCTTGAGCAGGCGGAGCGTCCCCTCCCCCTCAACCCGGCGCCCCTCACCGGTGATCTGCTGCGCATGGAGCAGCTGGTGAGCCGCGAACGCAGCGGCCCCCGCCACCAGATCCTGCGCCGCAGCCAATGGGATCAGCGGCTGCGGCTCTGGCAACTCACCCATTCCCACTGGCTGAGCTGGGAGCGGCTGATGCACTCCCTGCCTGAGCGCCCGCTCCAGCAGGCAGACCTGATCCGTGGCGCCGTGTTGGGCCTCGGAGAGCAGCTTGAGGCCCGGCCCCAGCCCACACCGCAACGCAATGCCCGGGCCTGGCAACAGCTGGCCGCGCGTGAACAGCTGCCCTTGCTGCCCCTGCTCGCCCTAGCGGAGGAGCTGCGCCCCCTGCATGCCTGCCTCGGGGGGCTCAACCGGCTCGCCCCCAAGCCAACGGCGCGGCCATGATCAACCGCAACGCCCTGCGCACGGCCCTCACCGCTGGTCTGGGCAATGGCTTCGCCAGCATCACCGGCCTGCCCGACGATCAATACGTCGCCCTGGCGGTGCTGTCGGTGTCGAGCGGCACCTACGGCGCCTCAATCGAACTGGGCCGCCAGCGCCTGCTCGGCACCGTGCTCGGCTCGCTGCTGCTGTTGATCGGCTTTGAGTGTCTGCACACCCTGCCCCTCGCCATTGGACTAGCGATCACCCTCGGCTGCCTGCGGCTGCTGGGCGGCCTCTTGGGCTTGAAGGTGGGCTACAAGGTGGGCGGGATGATCGTGGTGATGGGCTGGCTGGTGCACGAGGGCAGCCTCGCCAGCTGGATTCCACTGCGCTTCTTCTGGACTGCCCTCGGCGTGGTGCTCACGGTGCTCAGCCTGCGGCTGTTCTGGCCGGCGCGGGGGCTGGCGCAATGCCTCGGGCGCTACGCCGATCTCCTGGAGCAGTTGCAGCACACCTTTATGGCGCTGGCTCAGCGGCTGGAGGCCCAGCCCGCGGCCGGCGCCCCCACCCCGTCAGCCCCGGGCGCCACCTTTCGGCAGCTACGCCTCACGCTCCAGAGCGCCCGCAGCCAACGGCCGGCACTCCTGCAGGAGCTGGGCAACCAGCCCGAACGCCACCCGGCGGTGTTGCTGGTCACGAGCCTCGATGCCGCCGCCTCACGCCTCGTGACCATGGTGGGTGGCATGGAGCGGGCGGTGCCATCCCGGCGCGACCCCCAACTGGTGGCCCGGCTGCACCAAGCCGAAGCCGAACTGCTGCTGCAGATGGCGGTTCAGGTGGGGCGCTGGAGCCAGCAACTGCGCAGCAGCCGCGGCCTGCCCACGCCGCCGCCCGAGGAGCTCGAGCTGCCCCGCAGCTGGCTGGAGCTTGGCGCCGAACTGAACGATCCGGTGGCCAATTCCGCTTCTCTCGAGCGCTTGGAGCGCATCGCCACCCGGCTGGTGCTCTGTCGCCAGGCGGAGCAGGCCATCCGCGATGGAGAACACAGCTGGCAGGCGATCATGGCGCGGAGGTGATCCAGCCATGACCGTTGTTCGCGCGCTCCTTCAGCAGCGCCACAACTACTACCGCTGGTTGCTGATCGTGGAGGTAATCGCCTTGATCAGCCTGCGGCCGCTGGAACACGCGCCGCAGCTGGTGAGCGTGGTGTATTTGATGATCGGCGGCGTGCCGGTGGTGATGGATTCGCCCCTGCTGCCGCACAACCGGCTCACCCCCCAGCTGCGCACGGCGGTGATTCCCCAGAAGGAGCACCACCACCTGCAACGGGTGATCAGACGGCGCCGTTGGTTGCAATACGGCTGGTTCTGCGCCGCCGGAGTGGAACTGATCTGGCAGCTCTCGTTGTTGTTGCTTCCGCCCCTGGCGGTGCAATTGAGCGTGCTGCACATGCTGGTATGGCTGGCCCTGTTGCTCTATGAGCTCTGGGCGCTGATGAGTGCCCTGGCGGAGGAGCCGGTGTTCAGCGGCGACCTGGTGATGGGTGCCGCAGGGGGCTATTTGTTGATCGGCTTCACCGGCGGAATTGTGCTCAATTCCCTGTTGGTGCTCGATCCGGCGGCCTTTTCCGTCGCCGGCTCCCCCCATGGCGACCTGCCCACCGCGATGGCCTACGCGCCGCACGTGCTTGGGGCAGCTTTCGGGAGCCTCACCACCCTGGGCAGTGCGGTGCTCAACGACGAGAGCCTCACCAGTGTGAGCGCCAGTGTGGGCATCACGATCGTGGGGCAGCTCTACGTGGCGATCTTGATCGCGGGCGTGTTGGGAAAGCCACGCCAGATCGCCATCGTGCGCAAGGCGGCACATCAGGGCCATCGCCGATCGGCTCCGTCCCCCAGACTGCGGCGCAAGAGCCGCTGATCGGCACCACCTCAGCAGCACCGTGGCCCTGCGACAGCGCGCTCTCCTCTCCCTCAGCCTGCTCTGCTGCAGCCCAGCCCTCGCGGCCCCGCAGCCGGTGAGCCCGGTTTCCACGGCCGTGCCCGCCCCGATGATCGGCGGCTCCACCGAACTGCTCGAGCGCAGTTGGCAGAAGCTCGATGCGGAGCTGCGCGCCCTCGACCAACTGCTGCCGGCGGAGCCCGAACCGCCGGTGCGCGATGTGCTCACCACGCCGGAGCTGCCGGCCAACTTGATGCGGGCCAACCAACCGGCCCAGGGGTCGTTGCAGCCGGAGCAGGCCAACCCGGCTCCACCCCTCGACCTCCCCACACCCCAGCAGCTGGAGACCGGCGGCATCGCCAGCCTCAGCCTGGAGCAGGCCCTGGCGGTGGCCTTTGCCGGCAGCGCCAGCTTGCAGGCCCAACGCGAACAGGTGGCCGCCGCCCTGGCCACATTCCAGGCAGCCATGGGCACCTACTGGCCCACCATCAGCGCCTTCGCCGCCGGCGGCTACGAGCGGGCCCGCAGCACAGAAACCTCGCTCGCCCCGAACGACAACCTCAACTTCGGCCCGCTGTTCGACGCCGGTGGCTTGCTCACGCCCACCAATCCCAGCTCCACCGCACCGCAGCAGGGCACCGTCACCGGCGGGCCGTTCTATGTGCCCGAAGGCGGCTCTGTGAGAGCCACCTCAGGCAGCAGCAGCGTTGAGGGAGGCCTGCAGCTCAACTACGCCCTGCTCGATTTCGCCCGCACCCCAAAGGTGCAGGCGGCCCGCGCCAGCCTCGAGCAACAGCGCAACACCTACGCCAATCAGCTGCGCACACTGCAACTGCAGGTGAGCGAGGCCTACTACCAGCTGCAGCAACAGGAACAGCTGGTGCGCGTTTACGACGCCAACGTGCGCAACGACCTGGTGATCCTCCAGGACAGCCTGGATCTCAAGCAGGCCGGCCTGGTGCCACGGCTGGATGTGCTGCGGCGCCGCGCCATCCAGGCCTCCGACGAAGAAACCTTGATCCAGGCCATGGCCGACCGCGCCGTGGCCCGCCGCCGGCTGGCGGTGCTGCTCAACCTGCCGCCGCAGGTCACCCCCAGCGCCAGCGATCCGATCGTGGTGCAGCCCCGCTGGCCCTTGGATCTCGAAGCCAGCCTCCTGGCCGCCTACCGCGGCAACCCCGAACTGGAAGCGATCCTCGCCACCCGCCAGGCCCTGGCCCAACAAAAGCAGGCCACCGCCGCCGGCTTGCTGCCGAAGCTCTCGCTGTTTGCCAACGCCGGCGGCAGCAGCAATCTCTCCAGCCTCGGCAACTTCGAACTCGGCGGCGGCGGCTGTTGCGGCTCCACGGCCCTGCCGCTCACCTCCACCAATGGCTGGGATTGGTCGGTGGGGCTCACCATGACCTGGCTCCTCTTCGACGCCGGCACCACCGCCGGCCAGGCCCGCGCCTTCGCCAAACGGGAAGCCGCTGCGGCCCAGCAATACGCCGCCACCCGCAACGACATCCGCCTGCAGCTGGAGCAGGCCTTCTTTAACCACGAAGCCAGCCTGGCCAAACTCAGCTCCGCCCGCCGCGGTGTGGCCGCCGCCCTCGAGGCCTTCCGCGATGTACGCCTGCGCTACCTCACCGGCCTCTCGAGCGAACTGGATGTGTCGATCACCCAAGACCGCCTGATCAACAGCCTGGTGCAACGCCTCAACGCCACGGTGGGGGTGAATGTCACCTATGCGCAGTTGCTGCGGCAACTGCTACCGATGCCGCGCGATCCCAACCAGCCGATCACGCCGCAACTGCAACTGCAGCTGTCGAGCAACACCCCCTGAGCTTGGCTGCCGCTTTGCCCGCTCTCAACCCGCTCTGGCGCAACAGCCTGCGCACCTGGCTGGCGGCCAGCCTCACCATCGGAATCATGCTGTGGTCGGGTCGCAGCAACGTGATGATGCTCGGCCTGTTGATGGCTGTGCTGTTCATCAACGACAACGACCTCACACCCGTGCGCAATATTGGCCAACTGGTGGGCGGGGCCCTGATCGGCATCCTCACGGCTGTGGTGCTGCATCAGTTCTCGAGCGGCTGGCTGGTGACCGCCATCGGGTTGCTGATCACCGGCTGCCTGGTGCGCGGGCTCGGCCTGGTGAAAGGCGTGAGCATGGGCTACATGGGTTGCTGGGCCCTGGAGGTGATTGGCTACGGCAAGCATTTCAACTGGGCTCTGATCTTTGATCTGGCCTTCACCGTGGTGGTGGGCATCGCTATGGCGCAGATCGCCACTTGGACCTTCTGGCCGCGCCGCCCGCTGCAACAGCTCCCGGCCCTGGAGCGCGGGCTCTGCCAACAGCTCCGTGAGCAGATCGAACGCATGGAGCAATGGCTCGAGCACGGCGGCCCCCCGCCCGCTGCGCTGCGCTCCCAAACCCTGCTGCCGCAGATCCTGCAGCTGCAACAACTGCGCGATCAGCGCCGGAACACCCCAACGCCCCAACACGTGCAGCTCCTGAGCTCTCGCTGGGCCCAAACCGGAAGCCTGTGGCGCCAGCTGCTCCGCCAATGGCTTCTGCTCGAGCCCCTGCTCCTTGAACTCACACCACCCCTGGAGGCCAGCAGCCTGCTACGCCAAAGCCTGAACAGCCTGGATCTGCAGTTGCAACCGCAGACCGCCACCACCCCGCAGGCCGAGCAGCCCTCGCCTCAGGCCTGGCTGGAGGAGGCCCGGCGCTCCACTATCTCGCCGCCGATGATCCTCGCCATCGCCCAACAACTGCAGCAACTGCATCAACTGCTGCACAGCCGCGGCCTCGTGCGCCACGCGATCGAAGCGCGGCGGATCAGCGCGCCATGAGCAGCCCCGCCCTGCGCGACAACCTGCGCCTGGCTCTCACCGTGGCGGTGGTGAACGGCTTCGCCACCCTCACCGGATTGGCCTTTGCGATGTATGCCTCGCTGGCAGTGCTCAGCGTCACCGTGGGCAACTACGGCAACACGCTCGAGCTAGGGCGCCAGCGCCTGATCGGCACCACGATCGGAGCGATTGTGGTGTTCTACGGCTACAGGGCCTGGGGGCATCTGCCTGTGCTGGTTGCTCTGCCCCTGGCACTGCTGCTGGCGCGCGTGATCGCCGGCTCGCTGCGGCTCACCGTGGGCTACTCCGTGTGCTGCTTTGTGGTGATCATGGGTTGGCTGACCCATGAACAACAGCTCGACAGCTGGATTCCGCTGCGCCTGTTCTGGACGGCTTTCGGCATCATCATGGCCTTGCTCAGCCTGCGCCTGTTCTGGCCCTCACGGGCCCGGATCGCGCAACGCCAAGGGCTTTTGCAACTGCTGGTGGATCTGGGGCAGACGCTGCACGACTACCTCCAAAACACGGCGGAGGCCGAACGGCGCAGAGCCCTCACGCACCGCCTACGTGAGCTACGCAACAGCCTGCTGAGCCTGCGGGATCAACGCGTCAACGCCCTACGAGAACTCGGCCCCCTGGCCACGCAACACCCGGTGGCCCAGCTCTGGGAGCTGCTCGATCAGGCCTGCGAAGCCCTCATCCTTGAGCTCGATGAACTGCGGCGCGTGCAAGCTCCCGCTTGGCAGACCTGGGGGCTCAAGCCCCAACACGAAGCCGCGATGACGTACAGCCGTGCCGTTGCCGATCGCTTGCTCCGCTGGCAAGAGGTGCTGCGCAGCTCCCTGACGCTGCAGCCACCCCCACAAGAGCCACGGCCCACCCTGTCGCTGCGAAGTCTGCGTTCGGCCCAAGCGGATCAGGCCTACGCCCAACTCACCCCAGAACAGCTGCAGTGTGTAGCCAGCCGCCTGGTGGTGCTCAACCGAATCAGCCACACCCTGGATACCACCGAACGTCGCTGGCAGGCCTTGCTGCAGTGAGGCCTCAGGCGTTGGGCCGCGACGACCACCAGCGCTCGATCCGATAGAGCAACACCACCACCAGCACCACCAGCCAGAACCACAGCTCCGGCGGGTTGGCGTTGAACAGGATCAGCAGCAACACCACCTCACTCACCAGCCAAGGCAGCTCCTGGCGCAGCAGCTGATTGCGGATGGGGGGCAAACGAGGGGTCATTGGAGGGTGTCGGGCTGGCGCAGGAATGGCAGGTTCCAGCGCAGGTCGATCCAGGGGGTGCGGTAGCCGCCGGTGAGCGAACGCAGGCCGGGGATCACGTAGGTGATCGGCGATCGCCACTCCACATAGGCGTGAGTGGAGATTGTGAGGCCTTCACGGATTGGGAACACGCCGCTGCCCCCGGAGAGGGTCCAGCGGTAGCCATCCACGCTGCTTGGATCATGCTCCAGCTCAATTTCACTGCGCATCACCGGGCCGTTCTTGGTGAGCTCCTTGGCGAGCTGAGGGTTGCCAATGGTGGTGGAGATGTCGTCCTCCGTGGCGGGGAGCGTAAGCACCTGGTTCACCTTGCCCACAATCCCGCCGAACCGGCCCCGCTGCTTCCACAGCGGCACCACCTCCACCGGCAGGCCCAGGGGCAGGCGGCGGGCATCGGCCGGCGGGAAGTAGGCGACAGCCTTCAAGGGCCGGTCTTTGGCGTTGGGCTGTTCGGGGCGCCCGATCGTGCCCAGCCGCTGGCCGGTGCTCACCGTCTGGCCAGGGATCACCTGCAGATCGAGCACGGTGCCATCGCGTTCGGCATGCACCTTGCCGTCGTAGGCGATCTTGGCTTCCGTTACTTCGATCTCACGCTTGAGATCGTCGATCTGATAACGGCGCTGCAGGGCCTGGGTCTCGATGTTGAGCTTCACCTGCTGGTAGCTCGTCACCACGTTGCGCTCGTTGATCTTCACGTCATCGAGATTCACGCTGGTACTGGTGAGGCCCTGCTCGGCCGACACCACGGCAGAGGAAAGCGGCGCCACCACCTCTCGCTTCGCCAACCATTCCAGGTTGCGCAACTTGCTCGAATACGTCGACTGCAGCTCGCCGTAGCGGCGCCGATCGTCGCTGTACTTCGCCAGTGCGGTGTCGAGGGCGCGCTTCTCGGTGAGCAAACGCAGCGCGTCGCGGTAGTCGAGCTTCTCGTTGTGGCGCTCAAGCTGGCGCAGGTTGCCGCGTTGCTGCTCCAGCTGCCGCTCGAGCACCGGCAGATAGAGCTGCATCAACACCTGGCCCTTCTTCACCTTCTGCCCCACCCGCACGTACACCTCGCGCACCTGCCCGCCGGAGCGGGCATTGAGGATGCCGGCGTTTTCCGGATAAATGAGCACCCCGGTGCCCTTCACTTCCGTGGGCACCGGCCAGACCAAGGCCCACAGCACCACCGAACCGGTCACCCCTGCCAGGCAAACACCCACCTGGTTGTGGTCGCTCAGCCCCTGCCAACGCTCACGCAGCTGCTGAGCACGCCGGCGGTACCAAGGCGCGTCGGCAGTGGGGGAGGCCTGTGTCATGGCCGCCAGCTTGCAGGAATCAGTTGCCGCTGTCAGCCCCCTTCGGCCACACTCCCAGCTGTTGCAGCCGGCGCTCCGCGTCCTGAGCCCCCTGGCTGTCTTGCACCACACACCGGGCGAGCAACGGAGCTAACACCGGCACCTGGGCAAAGGCCCCGCTGAAACTGGTGAACAGCCACAGCCCTGGAGCGCCGTCGACGGCGCCCGCCAAGGGGGCCCCATTGCTACTGAAGGCCACCGCCGCCTGGTGCAGCCCAGCCACCTCAGCGTTGGCCTGCACCATCAACACCGCACGCTCCGCCAACGCCTGGCGCAACTGCTGCTCACACCACGGCGCCGGCGGCGGCCCGGCGGCGGCACCTGAGGGCGCGATCCAGGTGTGCTGCCCAAGCAAAGCGCCGCGGCCCCAGGGCACAAGGCCCGGATCCACCACCCAGGCAGGCTCCTCCAACCCAGCCGCACGACGCTCCAAAGCCAGCCGCGCAAACCCCTGGGGCAACCAGGCCGCCGGCACACCCAGCGCCGCTGGGAAGGCCTGCAGTTCAAGCACCGCCGCCCAACTGCTGCGGAAGCTCTGCGGCAAGGCCGGCCAAAGGCGGCGGCAGCCGGCCCCCGCCGCCAACACCAGCTGATCGGCCTTGCGGCAGCGGCCATCGCTCAGCTGCAGCCGCCAACCACCCGCTTCTGGCGCGATGGCCTGCACCCTGGCGGCACACCGCTCCACCCCGGCCTTCGCCAGCGCCGCCGGCAAGCGCTCGCTGAGCACAGCGGTATCCACCTGAGCCACAGGCAGCACCCCCAAGCGGGCCAGAGCACTCAGACCACGGTTCGGCCCCTGCAAGCGCAGGGCGCAGCGCCGCCAACCGAGGGGGCCGTGGCGCCGCTGCAACTGACGCCAGCAGCGCGAAGCCCCCGCCGCCAAGCGGGCCAGGGGTGTGGCAGCCAGGGGCCAGCCGGGGATCACGCCGTAGCTGATCGCCGTGGCGGAGGCGGTGCCATCGGCCGGAACCGCATCGATCAGGCAAACCGCGGCCCCGAGCTGGCGCAGCTCCAGGGCCAGCAGTGCACCCGCCAGTCCCCCGCCCACAATCACCACGCCGGCGGGGGCGCCTGCCATCAGATGCGCAGGGTGAAGGAGCTGATCACCTGGTGGAACAGGCCCTCCACACGGGGCCAACGGGCCTCATTGGTGCTGGCAGCAAAGGTGTAGAGGCGGCCGCGGTCCACCACCACCGTGGCCAGCTCGTGGCGATCGCGATCGCTCAGGTGCACGGCGTATTCGAGGTCGTAGAAGGTGCGGCCACCGTCTTCGCGCTCGGAGGCCTCCACCAGCTCGGCCTCGCGGCCGCTGCCTTCGGGGGCGATCACCACGCGGCGCAGCTTCTCGCCCACGGCCACAGCACTGCCGAGATTTTCGAGGCTGTTGGTGCTGTTCACATCCGACACCACCAGGCTCAGGGTTTCATCGGCATTGATGAGGTCGTGGAACACCACCTGCGGGCCATCGGTCACCTGCACCCGTGTCCAGCCGGTGGGATAGAGGAAGGCGTAGCGCCCATCTGGGCTTTGGTAGGAATTCAGGCCAGCGGCGGCGGCACTGCAGGCGCTGAGCACCACCGCCAGCAGCACGGCCAACAGGGCAGTGAGCGGGGCCCGGCGGGAGTGCGCGGAGAACGGCGAGGGCAGCATGCGGCTGGGCTGGCGAGCGACCCGCATTCTGGCCCGCTGGCCCGGCCACCCCGCCTAGATTCCCCCCAGCTACCGGCAGCGCCCTGAGCGGCTTCACCCGCCCCCTGGCCCGACTGATCGATCAGTTCGAGCGGCTGCCCGGCATCGGACCGCGCACAGCGCAGCGCCTGGCCCTGCACTTGCTACGCCAACCGAGCGAGCAGATTCAGGCCTTCGCCGATGCGCTGCTCGCTGCCAAGAGCCAGGTGGGGCAATGCCAGCGCTGCTACCACCTCTCAGCCGACCCCCTGTGTGAGATCTGCCGCAACGAGGAGCGCAACACCGGCGTGCTCTGCGTGGTGGCCGACTCCCGCGACCTGCTGGCCCTGGAGCGCACCCGCGAATTCAAGGGCAGCTATCACGTGCTCGGCGGCCTGATCTCCCCCATGGATGGGGTAGGCCCCGAACTGCTGCAGATCCAACCGCTGGTGGAGCGGGTGGATCGTGATGGCGTCAGCGAAGTGATCCTGGCGCTCACGCCTTCGGTGGAGGGCGACACCACCAGCCTCTATCTGGCTCGGCTGCTCAAACCCTTCACCCAGGTGAGCCGCATCGCCTACGGGCTGCCGGTGGGCAGCGAACTGGAATACGCCGATGAGGTCACCCTGGCGCGCGCCCTGGAAGGGCGGCGGCGGATGGACTAACCCCATGAGTCGCTACAGCGCTACCCCACCCAAAGAACGGTTACCGGGGTGGATCCGCTCGCCGATCGGCAATGCCAGTGCCTTGGAGGCAGTGCAAACGGTGGTGAAGCAACAGCGGCTCCACACCATCTGCGAAGAGGGCCGCTGCCCCAATCGCGGCGAGTGCTACGCCGCCGGCACCGCCACCTTCCTGCTGGGGGGCCCGATCTGCACCCGCAGCTGCGCCTTCTGCCAGGTGGAAAAGGGCCAGGCTCCTGCTCCTTTTGATACGGATGAAGCCGAACGGGTGGCGGAGGCCGTTGAGGCCATGGGGCTGCGCTACGTGGTGCTCACCGCCGTCGCCCGCGACGACCTGGCCGACCACGGTGCTTGCCTGTTCACGAACGCCATGGCAGCCATCCGCCGGCGCAATCCTCTGATTGCCATCGAGGTGCTCACACCCGACTTCTGGGGTGGGTACCGCAACGAAGCCGAGGCAATCGCCGCCCAACGCCAACGGCTAGCCGCCGTGCTTGAGGCAGGGCCTGTGTGCTTCAACCACAACCTCGAAACCGTGGAGCGATTGCAGGGCGAAGTGCGCCGCGGCGCCACCTACAGCCGCTCCCTAGGGCTGCTGGCCGCCGCCAGGGAGCTGGCCCCCCAGATCCCCACCAAAAGCGGCCTGATGCTGGGGCTAGGCGAACGCTTTGAGGAGGTGGTGCAGACCCTGAAGGATCTGCTCGCCGTGGATTGCCAGCGCCTCACCCTGGGCCAGTATCTGCGGCCCTCACTGGCCCACATCCCCGTGGATCGCTATTGGACCCCCGCTGAATTTGAGCAGCTGGCGCAGATCGCTCGGGAGCTGGGCTTTGCCGATGTGCGCTCAGGCCCCCTGGTGCGCAGCAGTTACCACGCCGCAGACCGCACCTAGCTGCCTGAATGCGGAATCGATCGCTGCAACGATCACAGGCGACGACGGATGCGCTCGAGCCCCGCCGTGATGTCGCCGCGCATCAGCAACCCCGCACCCCCCCACACCAAACGCAGGGGCAGATCCATCGCTGCGGCACCCACCTCCCGCACCGGTTCAAAACCCAGTTGGCGGAAATAGCGCACCAAGCGGCGGTGTTGCTGGTCGTTATCGCGGATCGCCAAAAGCCGGGCGCTGCGGCAGGGGGTGGCTTCCAGGGCCCAGGCGAAGGTGGCGGCCCAGATCAAGGCACCCACACCCTGGGTGTCCGTGCCCTGGACGCGCATCGTGTCGAGCTGCAGCCCCGCCAGTAGCGGCAGGGCCCAGCCCTTGAGCTCCCCGAGCAGCAACGGCCCCTGCCCCTGCCGCGGACGCGCCACCACCACCCGCAGGGTGGTGACCGCCAGTGCCTGCTTCACCTGCAGGCGCAGCAACAGCCCTCGCGCCGCGGCCAGCTGCTCGATCTCAGCGAGGGAAGGGAGCGTCATGCGGTGAAGGGCTGCGCCAACAACACAGCCTCGAGTGGCAAGGCGCCATAGAGATGCGGAAACAGCTCACCAGTTCCTGGAGCTGGCTCATGGCGCAGCTCCAGGCCCGCGGCAGCCAAGTGCGCGGGATCGATCGTGAGCAACAGCAGCTCACCAGGGGGTACATCGGCATAGAAGCGCTGGGCAGTGGCCTCCACTTGGTGAGCAGCGCTGAGGTGAATGAACCCCACCTCCTCCAGCGATTGACCGCGGGTGGAGCGGCAATAGCTGCCTTCACGGCGTGCGTGGTTCCACTCAGCGCGCAGCGCCAGGTGATAGAGCCAGCCGGGTGATCGCCAGGCGCAGCGCTGGGCCCAGGGTGCATCCATCACCGCCGCAAAAGCCGGATCCTCCAGAAAGCGGAGCAGCCAGCGCTGCAGCGGCTGCAGATCCAGCTCCTGATCAAAGCTTTCGGGATCCGCCAGGCGGAACTGCCGCACAAACGGAAGCAAGGCCCAATCCGCTAGAGCGGGTCGATCCCCAAGCAGCCAGCCGCCGCCCCCCAGGCGTGCGCTCCACTTCCGCAGGATGGCGAGGGCCGCGAGCCGATGCTCTTCCGATGTCTCACCGGGGTAGCGATCGGGGTACTTGAAGCGATCAAGGTGGTGCTTGAACGGGCCGTCGTTCTGCGCCAGCAGGCTCTCGATCAACCCATGCTCAGCGCTGCTCCAGCCCGTGAGCCAACCCTGGGGATCGACCTGCGCCAGCGCCCAGCGCATGATCGCCAGGCTCTCCTCCAGCACTTTCCCATCGGGCAACACCAGCACAGGCACGGTGCCTTTGGCAGAGGCGGCCAGCAGCTCGGGCGGTTTGGCCTTCAAGGCCACCTCCCGCAACGCAACGTCGCGCCCCGGCTGCAAACCCGCCGCGGCCAACGCCAACCTGGCCCGCATCGCATACGGGCAGCGGCGAAAGCTATAGAGAACAGGCCGCA includes:
- a CDS encoding FUSC family protein, with the protein product MINRNALRTALTAGLGNGFASITGLPDDQYVALAVLSVSSGTYGASIELGRQRLLGTVLGSLLLLIGFECLHTLPLAIGLAITLGCLRLLGGLLGLKVGYKVGGMIVVMGWLVHEGSLASWIPLRFFWTALGVVLTVLSLRLFWPARGLAQCLGRYADLLEQLQHTFMALAQRLEAQPAAGAPTPSAPGATFRQLRLTLQSARSQRPALLQELGNQPERHPAVLLVTSLDAAASRLVTMVGGMERAVPSRRDPQLVARLHQAEAELLLQMAVQVGRWSQQLRSSRGLPTPPPEELELPRSWLELGAELNDPVANSASLERLERIATRLVLCRQAEQAIRDGEHSWQAIMARR
- a CDS encoding DUF6737 family protein → MADNIWCHKPWWCQPWSILLTGVVVVGGSWWWLRIWWITAPLGLAVLLWWWLFLVAVPAAYRAEPLAGEPAPDQNTEP
- a CDS encoding TolC family protein; the encoded protein is MALRQRALLSLSLLCCSPALAAPQPVSPVSTAVPAPMIGGSTELLERSWQKLDAELRALDQLLPAEPEPPVRDVLTTPELPANLMRANQPAQGSLQPEQANPAPPLDLPTPQQLETGGIASLSLEQALAVAFAGSASLQAQREQVAAALATFQAAMGTYWPTISAFAAGGYERARSTETSLAPNDNLNFGPLFDAGGLLTPTNPSSTAPQQGTVTGGPFYVPEGGSVRATSGSSSVEGGLQLNYALLDFARTPKVQAARASLEQQRNTYANQLRTLQLQVSEAYYQLQQQEQLVRVYDANVRNDLVILQDSLDLKQAGLVPRLDVLRRRAIQASDEETLIQAMADRAVARRRLAVLLNLPPQVTPSASDPIVVQPRWPLDLEASLLAAYRGNPELEAILATRQALAQQKQATAAGLLPKLSLFANAGGSSNLSSLGNFELGGGGCCGSTALPLTSTNGWDWSVGLTMTWLLFDAGTTAGQARAFAKREAAAAQQYAATRNDIRLQLEQAFFNHEASLAKLSSARRGVAAALEAFRDVRLRYLTGLSSELDVSITQDRLINSLVQRLNATVGVNVTYAQLLRQLLPMPRDPNQPITPQLQLQLSSNTP
- a CDS encoding FUSC family protein codes for the protein MSSPALRDNLRLALTVAVVNGFATLTGLAFAMYASLAVLSVTVGNYGNTLELGRQRLIGTTIGAIVVFYGYRAWGHLPVLVALPLALLLARVIAGSLRLTVGYSVCCFVVIMGWLTHEQQLDSWIPLRLFWTAFGIIMALLSLRLFWPSRARIAQRQGLLQLLVDLGQTLHDYLQNTAEAERRRALTHRLRELRNSLLSLRDQRVNALRELGPLATQHPVAQLWELLDQACEALILELDELRRVQAPAWQTWGLKPQHEAAMTYSRAVADRLLRWQEVLRSSLTLQPPPQEPRPTLSLRSLRSAQADQAYAQLTPEQLQCVASRLVVLNRISHTLDTTERRWQALLQ
- a CDS encoding aromatic acid exporter family protein gives rise to the protein MSNELLRNSFKLAVAVFITATIAVWTERIEFVWYPVLAAIIVVDDNDDQTISAASARILGTVAGGLITFIVHTILSGWMGVLVSLLLMIPILQALGWQSALGTASMTSIMFLMIPSHVALNWNYVFNRALDTVVGCVVAILVGLLFWPRNSYHELTAADARLRSSLQRQLRHYSAWLLEQAERPLPLNPAPLTGDLLRMEQLVSRERSGPRHQILRRSQWDQRLRLWQLTHSHWLSWERLMHSLPERPLQQADLIRGAVLGLGEQLEARPQPTPQRNARAWQQLAAREQLPLLPLLALAEELRPLHACLGGLNRLAPKPTARP
- a CDS encoding MgtC/SapB family protein, which translates into the protein MPNTGMPALSPDLEVLLRLGLAVLCGMAVGVNRAQHFRHPQPSRLRMHVLVGLSACLLVLAAGPDLEARSRVIQGVATGVGFLGAGEILVDRRGNGHDDPTPQVHGLTSAASIWFTAALGVTVAAASPLMALVALLLALLVLSRSGQTHG